Proteins encoded together in one Quercus lobata isolate SW786 chromosome 3, ValleyOak3.0 Primary Assembly, whole genome shotgun sequence window:
- the LOC115979734 gene encoding uncharacterized protein LOC115979734, producing the protein MEPEFQHATPRSREEEEEIDRSTKKFKDSSGDNPFIPTRGQVSYKDSLIGDIPGAYAQAFSFENEEALEAESDSELEEITKGLVEVKLTKETKNRIRAPWAKALTVKVFGRTVGYNYLTFKINAMWKPTARMDCVDLGKDFFLIKFYDNGDYDKVLRGGPWFIGGHFLAIKPWEPYFKASESSFSLVAVWVRFPELPVEFYDKLVLMEIGKAIRPVLRIDSYTASGSRGSYARLCIQIDLKKPLINTIKVGWLYQKVMYEGLSALCFCCGRIGHKQEACGYPVQPEENTSSPKPPPMQSEKKTPQKPDQKFGEWMLVTRKTASQE; encoded by the coding sequence ATGGAACCTGAGTTTCAACACGCAACCCCACGCTCcagagaagaagaggaagagattgaCAGAAGCACAAAGAAGTTCAAAGACAGTAGTGGAGATAATCCTTTCATTCCAACTCGTGGTCAGGTAAGTTACAAAGATAGTCTTATTGGTGATATCCCAGGAGCCTATGCTCAAGCTTTTAGCTTTGAGAATGAAGAGGCTCTTGAAGCAGAGTCTGACTCTGAGTTAGAAGAAATTACAAAAGGTCTGGTAGAAGTTAAACTTACAAAAGAAACTAAGAACCGTATCAGGGCACCATGGGCCAAAGCTTTGACAGTGAAAGTGTTTGGTAGAACTGTTGGATACAACTATCTCACTTTCAAGATCAATGCCATGTGGAAACCCACTGCTAGAATGGATTGTGTAGATTTAGGCAAAGACTTCTTCCTGATAAAGTTCTATGACAATGGGGACTATGACAAAGTTTTACGTGGTGGTCCATGGTTTATTGGCGGACATTTTCTGGCAATCAAACCTTGGGAGCCATATTTCAAAGCTTCAGAGTCTAGTTTCTCATTAGTGGCTGTCTGGGTTAGATTTCCAGAGCTGCCTGTTGAGTTTTATGACAAGTTAGTCCTTATGGAAATAGGCAAAGCCATTAGGCCAGTCCTTAGAATTGATTCCTATACAGCTTCTGGTTCAAGAGGCAGTTATGCTCGTTTGTGCATACAAATTGATCTTAAGAAACCACTAATAAATACCATTAAAGTGGGATGGTTATACCAGAAAGTGATGTATGAAGGGTTATCAGCTCTATGCTTCTGTTGTGGTAGAATTGGACATAAACAAGAAGCATGTGGGTATCCTGTACAACCCGAGGAAAACACCTCTTCACCTAAACCACCGCCTATGCAATCAGAGAAGAAGACTCCTCAAAAGCCGGACCAAAAATTTGGGGAGTGGATGTTGGTAACTAGAAAAACGGCCAGTCAAGAATGA
- the LOC115979733 gene encoding putative protein TPRXL yields the protein MAGTSRDYASTGDNGRKTRVDCVRNMPKDRVETRVGGIGSDGLISGNELGCHLSQTDGTVKSKAKNSRSPQVKKSSNTRETKSLKRSSPEPSTKSSKSTPSTSTSSSSSSLHGPLQQKATTFPLLGLGTVAQEQGSSYSRRSNCSDSVSSHDHNGRNRRESLHNMETHISNHSREHENRESGIGSLSVGNNTKSLVEISHRQAIDLGSGSGGIEQAQAAISAAPLGQVGLADTGEKSNRFQGFSNSAPGEFSHVETVPSAQNSNELRSPGLLQRGSEGDTELPNSMETRLDSFQRPSSKDGMEHDSNINNGN from the coding sequence ATGGCTGGGACTTCACGTGACTATGCCTCAACTGGTGACAATGGAAGGAAGACACGTGTAGATTGCGTGCGTAATATGCCCAAAGACCGGGTAGAGACTCGGGTAGGTGGTATAGGAAGTGATGGGTTGATCTCGGGGAATGAATTGGGCTGCCACTTAAGCCAGACAGATGGGACGGTTAAGAGTAAAGCCAAAAACTCAAGGTCACCCCAAGTTAAAAAAAGTTCCAATACTAGAGAAACCAAGTCCTTAAAACGCTCCAGTCCTGAGCCAAGCACGAAATCGTCCAAGTCCACTCCTTCAACCtcaacttcttcttcctccaGCTCCCTCCATGGACCGCTCCAGCAGAAGGCCACCACCTTTCCCCTCCTCGGGCTGGGCACTGTGGCACAAGAACAAGGCAGTAGTTATTCCAGACGAAGTAATTGCTCAGACTCGGTCAGCTCCCATGATCACAATGGGCGGAACCGAAGAGAATCTTTGCACAACATGGAAACACATATTTCCAATCACTCCAGAGAGCATGAGAACAGGGAATCTGGCATTGGATCACTTAGCGTGGGGAACAACACCAAATCCTTGGTGGAAATTTCTCACAGACAAGCCATTGATCTCGGAAGTGGAAGCGGAGGCATTGAACAAGCTCAAGCGGCCATTAGTGCCGCCCCACTTGGACAAGTCGGGTTGGCTGATACAGGAGAGAAAAGTAATAGATTTCAGGGGTTCAGCAACAGCGCACCTGGGGAATTTTCCCACGTTGAAACTGTTCCAAGTGCTCAAAACAGTAATGAGTTGCGATCTCCTGGTTTGCTGCAGAGAGGAAGTGAAGGGGATACTGAACTACCTAACAGTATGGAAACTAGATTGGACAGCTTCCAAAGACCTTCTTCGAAGGATGGGATGGAGCATGATAGCAACATCAATAATGGGAACTAA